In Ptiloglossa arizonensis isolate GNS036 chromosome 6, iyPtiAriz1_principal, whole genome shotgun sequence, a single window of DNA contains:
- the Med27 gene encoding mediator complex subunit 27, whose protein sequence is MTIKMEQLQTALTAIKVLRSSVGQVFDSLGNGLRADHGEENKENKYLLELQELLTTVSVNLRDVEQAVGSLNPPPGPFNLASTAYLSQETTQERQALYSTLVNSYKWTDKIHEYSIVAQTLLTQNSLKRSNTNSSRTKRGRIQTSNHNVPQQQVDSMIATFDRLFNDMTVSVSRPFASNAVLHVTLGHVLKGVIAFKGLMIEWVVVKGYGETMDLWTESRHKVFRKVTENAHAAMLHFYSPALPELAVRSFMTWFHSLNNLFSDPCKRCGLHLHSALPPTWRDFRTLEPYHQECKP, encoded by the exons ATGACTATAAAAATGGAACAACTGCAGACTGCATTAACAGCAATTAAAGTATTACGTTCTAGTGTTGGTCAGGTCTTTGATTCTCTTGGAAATGGATTACGAGCTGACCAtggagaagaaaataaagaaaataaatatttacttgaATTACAAGAACTTTTAACAACTGTCAGTGTTAATTTAAG AGATGTTGAACAAGCCGTAGGTAGTTTAAATCCACCACCAGGACCATTTAATTTAGCAAGTACTGCATATCTCAGTCAGGAGACAACACAAGAAAGACAAGCATTATATAGTACGCTTGTTAATAGTTATAAATGGACAGATAAAATTCATGAATATAGTATTGTAGCTCAAACATTACTAACTCAAAATTCATTGAAAAGGTCTAACACTAATTCTAGTAGAACAAAAAGGGGCAGAATCCAAACAAGTAATCATAATGTTCCTCAACA ACAAGTTGATTCGATGATAGCCACTTTTGATAGACTTTTCAACGATATGACGGTATCAGTGTCACGACCATTTGCATCAAATGCAGTGTTACATGTTACACTAGGACATGTTTTAAAAGGTGTAATAGCATTTAAAGGCTTAATGATCGAATGGGTAGTAGTTAAGGGTTATGGTGAAACTATGGATCTATGGACAGAATCTAGACATAAGGTTTTCAGAAAAGTAACAGAAAACGCTCATGCTGCGATGTTACATTTTTATTCTCCGGCCTTACCTGAATTAGCCGTTCGATCGTTTAtg ACTTGGTTTCatagtttgaataatttatttagcGACCCGTGCAAACGTTGCGGCTTACATTTGCATAGCGCTTTACCACCAACATGGAGAGATTTCCGAACATTGGAACCCTATCATCAAGAATGTAAaccataa
- the Ilk gene encoding integrin linked kinase — MEDIFQWCREGNAMQVRVWLDDTEHDMNQGDDHGFSPLHWCCKEGHLKLAELLVSRGARINATNRGDDTPLHLASAHGHKEIVQLLLRNRADVNVTNEHGNTALHYACFWGDQAVAEELVAAGALVSIANKDGDTPLDKARGHLAKRLHDLAVEYGQDLKKIQFKDQSWLGLKTRSRDATLSRHKGINMADLSLHTHLASTPSGETWRGRWQNSDIVAKILNIRDCTARISRDFNEEFPKLRIFSHPNVLPVLGCVNQPPQLATVSQYMARGSLHRLLHGGTGVVVDTARALRLALDVARAMAFLHGLERQNRCRFHLNSKHIMIDEDLTARVNMADSKFSFQEVGRIYEPAWMSPEALSKRPADINLEASDMWSFAVLLWELATREVPFADLSPMECGMKIALEDLRVSIPPGISPHLAKLIRICMNEDPGKRPSFDMVVPILDKMKR; from the exons atggaaGATATTTTCCAATGGTGTCGTGAAGGGAATGCCATGCAAGTCCGTGTTTGGCTGGATGACACTGAACATGACATGAATCAAGG AGATGATCATGGATTCAGTCCACTTCACTGGTGCTGCAAAGAGGGCCATTTAAAATTAGCAGAGTTATTAGTTAGTAGAGGAGCAAGAATTAATGCTACCAATAGAGGAGATGACACTCCTCTTCATCTTGCATCTGCTCATGGACACAAGGAAATAGTTCAGTtg tTACTTAGAAATCGAGCAGATGTTAATGTCACAAACGAGCATGGGAATACTGCTCTTCATTATGCATGTTTTTGGGGCGACCAAGCCGTTGCTGAAGAGTTGGTAGCTGCTGGTGCTCTCGTATCCATTGCAAACAAAGATGGTGATACTCCTTTGGATAAAGCAAGAGGTCATCTTGCTAAAAGATTACACG ATTTGGCTGTAGAATATGGACAAGACttaaagaaaattcaatttaagGATCAGAGTTGGTTAGGTTTGAAAACCAGAAGTA gaGATGCAACACTTTCAAGACATAAAGGAATTAATATGGCAGACTTGTCATTACACACCCATTTAGCAAGTACGCCGAGCGGTGAAACTTGGCGAGGACGTTGGCAGAATAGTGACATAGTggcaaaaattttaaatatacgtgACTGTACTGCGCGCATTTCAAGAGATTTCAATGAGGAGTTTCCTAAATTAAGAATTTTTTCACATCCCAATGTACTACCTGTTCTCGGTTGCGTTAATCAGCCACCACAGTTAGCGACTGTTTCACAGTACATGGCACGTGGCAGTTTGCACCGCCTCTTACATGGAGGTACAGGTGTAGTTGTTGATACGGCACGAGCACTGAGATTGGCTCTCGACGTTGCGAGAGCTATGGCATTTCTTCATGGACTTGAAAGGCAGAACAGATGTAGATTTCATTTGAATAGTAAACACATTATG ATTGACGAAGATCTAACAGCTCGTGTAAACATGGcagactcgaaattttcgtttcaagaAGTTGGTCGAATTTATGAACCAGCTTGGATGTCACCAGAAGCTTTGAGTAAACGTCCGGCCGACATAAATCTCGAAGCCAGTGATATGTGGAGTTTTGCCGTTCTGTTATGGGAACTTGCAACTAGAGAAGTTCCATTTGCAGATCTTTCACCAATGGAATGTGGCATGAAG ATTGCACTTGAAGATCTGCGTGTTAGTATACCACCAGGAATTTCACCGCACCTTGCGAAACTTATTAGAATTTGTATGAACGAAGATCCAGGAAAACGTCCATCTTTTGATATGGTAGTTCCAATACTCGACAAAATGAAGCGTTAA